In one window of Solanum pennellii chromosome 2, SPENNV200 DNA:
- the LOC107009052 gene encoding cytochrome c6, chloroplastic, with product MTVLCMIIPSCLSKSCSLANPTKRRNVCEGDKPFAQRENKLACELKLLKSLALPLMTAFIALSPIVNPPVSVGQTIDVQKGASLFNRACIGCHYEGGNIIQPGATLFLKDLRRNGVDTEEEIYRVTYYGKGRMPGFGQNCTPRGQCTFGPRLQDDEIKLLAEFVKSQADQDWPKIENSGD from the exons ATGACAGTGTTGTGTATGATTATACCCAGTTGCCTTAGCAAGAGCTGTTCATTGGCAAATCCAACAAAG AGGAGAAATGTGTGTGAAGGAGACAAACCATTTGCCCAAAGGGAGAATAAATTAGCATGTGAGTTGAAGTTGCTGAAGAGCTTGGCTCTGCCTCTAATGACTGCCTTTATAGCCCTCTCTCCCATTGTTAATCCTCCAG TCTCAGTTGGACAAACAATAGATGTACAAAAGGGAGCTTCTTTGTTTAATCGAGCTTGCATTGGATGTCATTATGAAGGTGGAAATATAATCCAGCCT GGTGCGACACTCTTCTTGAAGGATCTACGAAG AAATGGAGTTGACACGGAAGAGGAAATCTACCGCGTCACTTACTATGGCAAAGGGAGAATGCCA GGGTTTGGTCAGAATTGTACACCAAGGGGTCAATGCACTTTTGGTCCTCGATTACAAGACGATGAAATTAAACTCTTAGCTGAGTTTGTGAAGTCTCAAGCTGATCAAGATTGGCCTAAAATCGAAAACAGTGGAGATTGA